TGGCAGGGAGAGTCGGCCTCTCTGATGAATGGGCTTACCTACAATAAATTGCGGGTGAGACCCAGTCGCATAAAGAACGAGTTGAGATAGGGTCTCGTTTTCAAGATGGGTCAATGCTTTTTTAGAGATTAAATCTCAATATCATTAATTTTACGCACGAAGGATGCGTTACTTGCTGCGAGGCAGGAAGAAGCGTTGAGAGGGGATTTGGGCGGGCAACGCGTTCGCAAGAGCGGGAAGCTTGGCAGCGGTGGTCGGTGTCGCTTGGGATGGGGCATGGACACGCAGACTGTTGAGACGGGAAAACCGGCGGTGACGGTGCTGAGCGGCTTTCTGGGCGCCGGCAAAACGACCTTGTTGCGACATGTGTTGGCGCAGGCGGAGGGGCGGCGCTGGGCGGCGGTGGTCAACGACGTGGCGGCGCTCAACATCGACGGGGCGGTGGTGGAGAACCTGGGCGGGAGCGGCGGCGCCGAGGTGGTGAAGCTGGAGAACGGCTGTGTGTGCTGTTCGAACCGCGATGACTTGGGGGAGGGCTTGGCGCGACTGGCGGCGGAGGGGGAGTTCGCGCACATCTTCGTCGAAGCCTCGGGCGTGGCGGAGCCGCGGGCGCTGGCGCAGTTGTTTGTGCAGAAGAACCCGTTCGGGCGGTCGCTGGGGGATTTTTGTCAGTTGGCCAACTTGGTGACGGTGGTCGATGTGGCGGTGTTGGCGGAGCAGTTGCGCGACATGCGCGATGGCACGTCGGCGGCCAAGAATCCGCCGGTGGTGCCGGGTGCGCCGCGGCCGTTGGTGGAGCTCATGCTGGAGCAGGTGGAGTGCGCCGATCTGGTGGTGCTCAATCAATGTGATCGCGCGGAGGCGGCCGACCTCGCCGCGGTGCGGGCGGCGGTGGCCGGGCTCAATTCGCGGGCGGAGGTGGTCGAGACCGAGCAGGGGCAGGTGGCGAGTGAGGTCATGGTCGACCGGATTCGGTTTGACGCGGCGGAGACGCTGGGCGGCGCGGCGTGGATTCGGTCGTTGAACGCGGTGGCGGCGGCGACGACATCGGCGCGTGGGGCGGCGGGCGAGGGCTTGGTGCGGAAGCCGGCGGCGGCGCGACACGAGGAGCGGTTTGGGCTGACGAGTCTGGTGTATCAGGCGCGACGACCATTTCGGCGCGAGGCCTTGCGGGCGTGGGTGGAGGGCGGCGTGCCCGGGCTGGTGCGGGCGAAGGGGTTTTTGTGGCTGGCCGAGGCGCCGGACGAGATGGGGTTCCTGTCGCTGGCGGGTGGTATCAGCCGATGGGATACACTGAATCCGTGGTGGGCGGCGATGATTGAAGCCGGCCGGGCGACGCGCGAGCAGTTGCCGCCGGGCGTGCGCGCGGCGTGGGTGGAACCGCACGGCGACCGTCGGCAGGAGTTGGTGTTCATCGGCGTGGGGCTCGACGAAGCCCAGCTGCGGGCGGCGCTCGATGCCTGCCTGGCCGGCGAGGCGACGGGGTAGGTTTTTACAGAAGCAGCGGATGTCGGGCGTAAAGCCCGACCCACACCCTTGAAGAGAGTCTTACTTGTGGGTCGGGCTTTACGCCCGACATGAGCGCGTTACCCGATTCGACTTTCCCAGACACACCCTCAGGAAGAACGGGACGCTCTCCTGCCGAGCTCTCTTTCCCTCTGCTTCCTCCCGTGGGAACGCGGTGGTGCCCGGGGGCGCGTCAGGCGAAGCGTTTGAGGTCGCCGTAGGGGAAGTATTTGCCCGGGCAGAGGGTGTGGTTGAGGTCGACGCGTTTGTGCACGGTGACCTCCACGTTGGAGCGCACGTAGCCGGAGCAAAGGTAGTCGAGCAACTCGTTGACCGCGGCGCGCTGGCGGCGGGTGGGGCGATGGTTTTCGAAGTTGCCCACCATGCAGATGCCGATGCCGCTGTCGTTGACGCTGGTTTTGCGCACGTGGCCGCCGCGCAACTGCTTCTTCCACCGCGGACCGATCTCGATCTCGCCGTCGCCGGAGTCGCGGCCGTTGCCGATGACAAAGTGGTAGGCGAGCCCGTGTTCCATGCCGCGGCGCAGGTGAGCCTTGCCATAGATCTCGGCGTTGCCGGCTTCGATCGCGCTGTGGTGGCACACGATGTATTTCCAGCGGGAGGAATCGACGCGGATCTTGTCGGTCGCGGCGATCACCGGGGCGAGGGCGGCGCTGTTGCTCGGCGCGCTGCCGCCGGAGGGCACGGAGAGTTTTTGGCCGACGCGGATGAGGTCGGACTTGAGATGGTTGACGCGCTTAAGCGTGCGGACGTCGGTGCCGTGGTGGCGGGCGATGAGGCCGAGGGTGTCTCCTTTTTTTACGACGTAGGTGGAAACCGTGGCGACCTGGGCCCCGCTCGGGATGGAGAGTTTTTGGCCCACCTTGATGAGTTCGGTGCGCAGGCCGTTGGCGTTCTTGATGGCCTTGACGGTGGTGCCGTAGTCGCGGGCGATTTCGATGAGGGTGTCGCCTTTGCGCACGATATGCATCTGACCATCGGCCGCCCACAACGCGGTCGGTGCCGCCCACAAAGCAAGGGCGGACCAGAGGGTGTGATGCAAAAACTCCCGGCGAGTAGGCACGTGGCAGAGTATCAGGTCGGTCAAGCAGGGGACGGTTGCAGCGCCTGCTGGACGATAAATTTGGCGACGGCGTAGCGTTGTCGAGTGAGTTTCCAACGCCGGGTGGAACCGTCGGCCCCGAAGACGGCGATGTGGGTTTCGACCAGCGGGCAACCGGGGTCGACGCAGGCCGCTTCCATGACGCTCACCACGTCGTCCTCGCCGAGCTCGAGGATCTCGCGCACCCAGCCCTTAATGGCCTGTGT
This portion of the Actomonas aquatica genome encodes:
- a CDS encoding CobW family GTP-binding protein translates to MDTQTVETGKPAVTVLSGFLGAGKTTLLRHVLAQAEGRRWAAVVNDVAALNIDGAVVENLGGSGGAEVVKLENGCVCCSNRDDLGEGLARLAAEGEFAHIFVEASGVAEPRALAQLFVQKNPFGRSLGDFCQLANLVTVVDVAVLAEQLRDMRDGTSAAKNPPVVPGAPRPLVELMLEQVECADLVVLNQCDRAEAADLAAVRAAVAGLNSRAEVVETEQGQVASEVMVDRIRFDAAETLGGAAWIRSLNAVAAATTSARGAAGEGLVRKPAAARHEERFGLTSLVYQARRPFRREALRAWVEGGVPGLVRAKGFLWLAEAPDEMGFLSLAGGISRWDTLNPWWAAMIEAGRATREQLPPGVRAAWVEPHGDRRQELVFIGVGLDEAQLRAALDACLAGEATG
- a CDS encoding LysM peptidoglycan-binding domain-containing protein; this encodes MTDLILCHVPTRREFLHHTLWSALALWAAPTALWAADGQMHIVRKGDTLIEIARDYGTTVKAIKNANGLRTELIKVGQKLSIPSGAQVATVSTYVVKKGDTLGLIARHHGTDVRTLKRVNHLKSDLIRVGQKLSVPSGGSAPSNSAALAPVIAATDKIRVDSSRWKYIVCHHSAIEAGNAEIYGKAHLRRGMEHGLAYHFVIGNGRDSGDGEIEIGPRWKKQLRGGHVRKTSVNDSGIGICMVGNFENHRPTRRQRAAVNELLDYLCSGYVRSNVEVTVHKRVDLNHTLCPGKYFPYGDLKRFA